From a region of the Salvelinus namaycush isolate Seneca chromosome 40, SaNama_1.0, whole genome shotgun sequence genome:
- the otos2 gene encoding otospiralin-like — translation MPRLCVSMLLWVVLLGLLSLIAADLGREKRSMPNWALTSSDFFGWVEALREHAGYEKIEDLSRTFWAHFPSASRLGYELSDPDEE, via the exons ATGCCTCGTCTTTGTGTCTCAATGCTGCTCTGGGTCGTCCTGCTGGGTCTCCTCTCTCTAATAG CAGCAGATTTGGGGCGTGAGAAGCGCAGCATGCCCAACTGGGCTCTGACCTCCTCTGACTTCTTCGGCTGGGTGGAGGCTCTGCGCGAGCATGCTGGTTATGAGAAGATTGAAGACTTGTCCAGAACCTTCTGGGCACACTTCCCCTCCGCCAGCCGCCTGGGCTATGAGCTGTCCGACCCTGACGAGGAATGA
- the LOC120033750 gene encoding cytoplasmic protein NCK2-like has translation MTEEVIVIAKWDYSAQQEQELDIRKNERLWLLDDSKTWWRVRNASNRTGYVPSNYVERKNSLKKASLVKNIKDTLGLGKTKRKTSARDASPTPSTDAEYPSNGGGGSSAERIYDLSISALVKFAYAAEREDELTLVKGSRVIVMEKCSDGWWRGSSEGQVGWFPSNYVLEEGEEEAVSGDLSGGYPGQGAGSGGVINGTTRALHTVQTLYPFSSVTDEELNFEKGEVMEVLEKPENDPEWWRCRSARGQVGLVPKNYVVILSDDPAPGGGMGSGPHSPQINYTGPARVGKFAGKDWYYGGVTRHQAECALNERGGQGDFLVRDSESSPSDFSVSLKAMGKNKHFKVALAEGVYCIGQRRFSSMDELVEHYKKAPIFTSEHGDKLYLVKPLL, from the exons ATGACGGAGGAGGTGATAGTTATAGCCAAGTGGGACTACTCGGCTCAGCAGGAACAGGAACTTGACATCCGGAAAAACGAGCGGCTGTGGCTCCTGGATGACAGTAAGACCTGGTGGAGGGTGAGGAACGCCTCCAACCGGACCGGCTACGTACCCTCTAACTATGTGGAGAGGAAAAACAGCTTAAAGAAGGCCTCGCTGGTGAAAAACATCAAAGACACACTCG gCCTGGGGAAGACGAAGAGGAAGACGAGTGCCCGCGATGCCTCGCCAACGCCCAGCACGGACGCAGAGTACCCGTCCAATGGTGGCGGAGGTAGCAGCGCCGAGCGTATCTACGACCTCAGCATCTCAGCCCTGGTCAAGTTCGCCTACGCGGCGGAGCGGGAAGACGAGCTGACACTGGTGAAGGGGTCAAGGGTCATTGTCATGGAGAAGTGTAGCGACGGCTGGTGGCGAGGGAGTTCTGAAGGTCAGGTAGGCTGGTTCCCCTCTAACTATGtcctggaggagggagaggaggaggccgTCTCGGGGGACCTAAGCGGAGGTTACCCAGGACAGGGGGCAGGGTCGGGAGGGGTGATCAACGGGACCACTAGGGCGCTCCACACTGTCCAGACGCTGTACCCTTTCAGCTCTGTGACAGACGAGGAGCTGAACTTTGAAAAGGGCGAGGTGATGGAGGTGCTGGAGAAACCGGAGAACGACCCTGAGTGGTGGCGGTGTCGGAGCGCCCGTGGACAGGTGGGCCTGGTGCCAAAGAACTATGTGGTTATCCTTAGCGACGATCCGGCCCCCGGGGGTGGGATGGGCTCGGGCCCCCACTCGCCCCAGATCAACTACACAGGGCCGGCCCGCGTGGGAAAGTTTGCCGGGAAGGACTGGTACTATGGGggagtgactaggcatcaggcaGAGTGTGCGCTCAACGAGAGAGGAGGTCAGGGAGACTTCCTGGTCAGAGATAGTGAATCATCG ccCAGTGATTTCTCCGTGTCCCTCAAAGCGATGGGAAAGAACAAGCACTTCAAGGTTGCGCTGGCGGAGGGGGTCTACTGTATCGGCCAGAGACGCTTCAGCAGCATGGACGAACTGGTGGAGCACTACAAGAAAGCCCCGATCTTCACCAGCGAACATGGAGACAAACTCTACCTGGTCAAACCGTTGCTGtga